A window of Brachybacterium fresconis contains these coding sequences:
- a CDS encoding ROK family transcriptional regulator, whose amino-acid sequence MQSTHLREHNLSVVMRAVATATEPISRATLARSTQLTKPTVSKLVEELISAGLVEEHAPVSQGSGRPMVPLQPAKGTVLGIGLEIAAEHISCLGIDLAGRQLSSHTEYLRVDADTVEETARACARLVEQVRADAPRATLVGVCAAVPGRMSPDGQSVLAAPNLDWTEVPLGRELARTPQLDGVPVQVHNDIRLSVLTEIARRPEQSFMYVRGSTGVGGAIVLDGTVLDGVHGWAGEFGHTVVEPGGALCRCGRRGCLEAYISYHALRERAGLRTDVLIDELVEELSRSTDRAEVIGTIGRSLGLALANALNILDLSTVVLSGYLGPIAGEIAPFIRETVERHALAAEVDEVVIERSDDLEAPALWGAARAAIGPILDSPGAWIARTAEMAG is encoded by the coding sequence ATGCAGTCCACGCACCTGCGCGAGCACAACCTCTCGGTCGTCATGCGCGCCGTGGCCACGGCGACCGAACCGATCTCCCGGGCGACGCTGGCCCGCTCCACGCAGCTGACCAAACCCACGGTCTCCAAGCTGGTCGAGGAGCTGATCTCGGCCGGACTCGTCGAGGAGCACGCCCCGGTCTCCCAGGGCAGCGGCCGCCCGATGGTCCCCCTGCAGCCCGCGAAGGGCACGGTGCTGGGCATCGGGCTCGAGATCGCTGCCGAGCACATCTCCTGCCTCGGCATCGACCTGGCCGGCCGGCAGCTGAGCTCGCACACCGAGTACCTCCGGGTGGACGCGGACACCGTCGAGGAGACCGCCCGGGCGTGCGCCCGCCTCGTCGAGCAGGTGCGGGCCGACGCCCCCCGGGCCACCCTCGTCGGCGTCTGCGCCGCCGTCCCCGGGCGCATGTCGCCCGACGGGCAGTCGGTGCTGGCCGCCCCGAACCTCGACTGGACCGAGGTGCCCCTGGGCCGCGAGCTCGCGCGGACCCCTCAGCTGGACGGCGTGCCCGTCCAGGTGCACAACGACATCCGTCTGTCGGTGCTCACGGAGATCGCCCGGCGGCCCGAGCAGTCGTTCATGTACGTGCGGGGCTCCACCGGCGTCGGCGGTGCGATCGTCCTCGACGGCACGGTGCTCGACGGGGTCCATGGCTGGGCCGGGGAGTTCGGACACACGGTGGTGGAACCGGGCGGCGCCCTGTGCCGCTGCGGGCGGCGCGGCTGCCTCGAGGCGTACATCTCTTACCACGCTCTGCGGGAGCGGGCCGGACTGCGCACCGATGTCCTCATCGACGAGCTGGTCGAGGAGCTCTCGCGCAGCACCGACCGCGCGGAGGTCATCGGCACCATCGGCCGCTCCCTCGGCCTCGCCCTGGCCAATGCGCTGAACATCCTGGACCTGTCCACCGTGGTGCTCTCGGGATACCTCGGCCCGATCGCCGGGGAGATCGCCCCGTTCATCCGCGAGACCGTGGAACGCCACGCCCTCGCGGCCGAGGTCGACGAGGTCGTCATCGAGCGGTCCGACGACCTCGAGGCACCGGCTCTGTGGGGCGCCGCCCGGGCGGCGATCGGCCCGATCCTCGACTCCCCCGGCGCCTGGATCGCCCGCACCGCCGAGATGGCGGGCTGA
- the xylA gene encoding xylose isomerase, with translation MTAPTPTRDDKFSFGLWTTGWEAQDQFGSATRPPLELSAHIRRLSELGAWGFTFHDNDVVPFDATPAERQKIIDQLTSVTDETGLVIEMVTTDTFAHPVFKDGAFTSNDRDVRRFGLRKVLANVDLAAELGASTFVMWGGREGAEYDGSKDLFAALERYREGIDTVAGYIKDKGYDLRIGLEPKPNEPRGNIFLPTVGHALAFIEQLEHGDIVGINPETGHEQMATLNYTHGLAQALWSEKLFHIDLNGQHGPMYDQDLVFGHGDLISAFFTVDLLENGFPSKPGAYEGARHFDFKPSRTEHEKGQYDAAAANMEMYLMLKERAIAFRQDSEVQEALTYSGVDELAQPTLAEGESLADLLADRSTYEEFDPDKAGERNYGFVRLQQLALQHLLGFRA, from the coding sequence ATGACCGCCCCCACCCCCACCCGCGATGACAAGTTCTCCTTCGGCCTGTGGACCACCGGCTGGGAGGCGCAGGACCAGTTCGGCAGCGCCACCCGCCCGCCGCTGGAGCTGAGCGCCCACATCCGCAGACTCTCCGAGCTCGGCGCCTGGGGCTTCACCTTCCACGACAACGACGTGGTGCCCTTCGACGCGACGCCTGCCGAGCGCCAGAAGATCATCGACCAGCTGACGTCCGTCACCGACGAGACCGGCCTCGTGATCGAGATGGTCACCACCGACACCTTCGCCCACCCGGTCTTCAAGGACGGCGCGTTCACCTCCAACGATCGCGACGTGCGCCGCTTCGGCCTGCGCAAGGTCCTCGCCAACGTGGACCTCGCGGCCGAGCTCGGCGCGAGCACCTTCGTCATGTGGGGCGGCCGTGAGGGCGCGGAGTACGACGGGTCGAAGGATCTCTTCGCGGCCCTCGAGCGCTACCGCGAGGGGATCGACACCGTCGCCGGGTACATCAAGGACAAGGGCTACGACCTGCGCATCGGCCTCGAGCCGAAGCCGAACGAACCCCGCGGCAACATCTTCCTGCCCACCGTCGGCCACGCCCTGGCCTTCATCGAGCAGCTCGAGCACGGCGACATCGTGGGGATCAACCCCGAGACCGGGCACGAGCAGATGGCGACGCTGAACTACACCCACGGCCTCGCCCAGGCGCTGTGGTCCGAGAAGCTCTTCCACATCGACCTCAACGGCCAGCACGGCCCGATGTACGACCAGGACCTCGTGTTCGGCCACGGCGACCTGATCAGCGCCTTCTTCACGGTCGACCTGCTCGAGAACGGCTTCCCGTCCAAGCCCGGCGCCTACGAGGGCGCCCGCCACTTCGACTTCAAGCCCTCGCGCACCGAGCACGAGAAGGGCCAGTACGACGCGGCGGCCGCGAACATGGAGATGTACCTGATGCTCAAGGAGCGCGCCATCGCGTTCCGTCAGGACTCCGAGGTGCAGGAGGCACTGACCTACTCCGGCGTCGACGAGCTCGCGCAGCCCACCCTCGCCGAGGGCGAGTCCCTCGCGGACCTGCTCGCGGACCGCTCCACCTACGAGGAGTTCGATCCCGACAAGGCCGGCGAGCGCAACTACGGCTTCGTGCGCCTGCAGCAGCTGGCCCTGCAGCACCTGCTCGGCTTCCGCGCCTGA